The Longimicrobium sp. genome segment TGGCGTGTGCGCGTGCGAAGCTCCGCGCCGCGATGCCCTTCGGACGTGACGGTGAGGCGCAGGCGGCCATCCTGTACCGCGACGTTGGCCGGCACCACGCGGCCGCGGCCGAGGAGGTGTCTGCCGCGGCTCCACCGCGCCGTGTCCAGGGCGGCGAAGTCGTCGTGGCGGCGGAAGACGGTGAAGGCCGCCGGGCGGTCCGCGGTGGCGAGGCGAACGGCGCCGGCGCGCTCCGGGGGCGAGCTCCAGACGGCCGCGACCACGCGGTGCGGGCCAGTGGCTGCGTCCGGCGGAACGCGCCAGACGCGCGGTACGGGGGCGGACTCCTCGCCCGCCGCCAGCATGACGGGGCGCGAGGCGACATCGTGCCAGCGCCCGGTGGGATCCTGGACGCTGTAGCCGATCCACAAGGTGTCCGCGCGCCGGCCGTCGTTGCGCACGCGCACGCGCGCCGCGGCTTCGTCGCCGGGGAAGAGCGTGCCGGACGACGGATCAAAGGCGGTGATGCGGGCGGCGGATTGCGCTGCGGCGCGGTCGTGGGCCACGGGGATTGCGAGTGCGAGGAGGAGCGCGGCGAGCCCGCTCGTCCTCACGGCGCCGGCACTCCAGGGTCGAGGCGCGCGTCCAGCGCCGGAAGGGCGGCGGCGAGCGAGGGGCCGTACAGGTACCACGGCCCGCCCGCCGCGATCAGCGTATCCAGCCGCGGGCCGGGATCGAGGACGTGCCACGCGAGACCCGCGGAGCGCGCGACCTCTGCGTCGGCGCGCGCTTCGGGGGAGTTGGACCCGCCCAGGTAGACGATGCCGCGCACGCCGCGCTGGTGCAGGTACGCGCCGAACTCGTTGGGTGCCGGACGCGGGCCGGCGGCGACGTTGG includes the following:
- a CDS encoding glycoside hydrolase family 16 protein, whose product is MRTSGLAALLLALAIPVAHDRAAAQSAARITAFDPSSGTLFPGDEAAARVRVRNDGRRADTLWIGYSVQDPTGRWHDVASRPVMLAAGEESAPVPRVWRVPPDAATGPHRVVAAVWSSPPERAGAVRLATADRPAAFTVFRRHDDFAALDTARWSRGRHLLGRGRVVPANVAVQDGRLRLTVTSEGHRGAELRTRTRHLHGSYAVRMRSAPVPGTVTALFLYQDVAEGNDEIDIEIVNVPPARVILATWAGGEITNRAELPLPFDPAADFHEYRIDFHPGRVAFLIDGAEVRRWTRALPTHPMRLMVNAWWPRWLTPPSAASGHAEVEWVRY